Proteins found in one Massilia sp. H6 genomic segment:
- a CDS encoding M14 family zinc carboxypeptidase yields the protein MANELSTPYEQGNLNQTTTLRDCIAWYEALALRYPGVLRFSQVGVSDAGVPIHAGVVTSDGVFDREELKRAGRPVFFNNNGIHPGEPEGVDSCMALVRDFCTQPERLAALGKTVFLFVPLYNVDGSLNRADTSRVNQDGPEQFGFRGNSRHLDLNRDFVKCDTLTARVFNELFTAWDPDVMVDTHTSNGADYSYTMTLIHTQADKLGEELGGFLRSTMLPAMYAGMQARGWPTCPYVNPVKDSPDHGIAEFLETARFSTGYAALHHTIGFMPETHMLKPFQDRYESMRALVETALEFTVHNAGQIQALRRAARQRGRTRAEWPIHWAMDETNPSSFRFKGYEARYKPSVLGTYTRLWYDRSSPWERDIAYYNSFPADITVPAPRAYVVPQQWVEAIERLKWNGVRLERVDADRMQEVDYYHIVSVSSRPNAYEGHMFHDDVVLEKRRGQVQLRAGDYIVPLDQDQARYAVETLEPLGHDSFFRWGFFNSVLEKKEAYSDYVFEDHAAELLNDEPALAAKFETFKRDNAALLGNQEAVLDFIFANCERYREPEWRRYPVFMIG from the coding sequence ATGGCCAACGAACTGTCCACCCCTTACGAACAGGGCAACTTGAACCAGACCACTACGCTGCGCGACTGCATCGCCTGGTACGAAGCGCTCGCGCTGCGCTATCCCGGCGTGCTGCGCTTTTCCCAGGTAGGCGTGTCCGATGCCGGCGTGCCGATCCACGCCGGCGTGGTCACCAGCGACGGCGTATTCGACCGCGAAGAGCTCAAGCGCGCCGGCCGTCCGGTCTTCTTCAACAACAATGGCATCCATCCGGGCGAGCCGGAAGGCGTCGACAGCTGCATGGCGCTGGTGCGCGACTTCTGTACCCAGCCCGAGCGCCTGGCCGCGCTGGGCAAGACCGTGTTCCTGTTCGTCCCACTGTACAACGTCGATGGCAGCCTCAATCGCGCCGACACCTCGCGCGTGAACCAGGACGGCCCGGAACAATTTGGCTTTCGGGGCAACAGCCGTCACCTCGACCTGAACCGCGACTTCGTCAAGTGCGACACCTTGACCGCCCGCGTGTTCAACGAGCTGTTCACCGCCTGGGACCCGGACGTGATGGTCGACACCCATACCTCGAACGGCGCCGACTACAGCTATACCATGACGCTGATCCACACGCAGGCCGACAAGCTGGGCGAGGAACTCGGCGGCTTCCTGCGTTCGACCATGCTGCCGGCCATGTATGCCGGCATGCAAGCGCGCGGCTGGCCGACCTGCCCCTATGTGAACCCGGTGAAGGACAGCCCGGACCACGGCATTGCCGAATTCCTGGAGACCGCACGCTTTTCGACCGGCTACGCGGCGCTGCATCACACGATCGGCTTCATGCCCGAGACGCACATGCTCAAGCCGTTCCAGGATCGCTACGAATCGATGCGCGCGCTGGTGGAGACTGCACTGGAATTCACGGTGCACAACGCCGGCCAGATCCAGGCCCTGCGGCGCGCCGCCAGGCAGCGCGGCCGTACCCGTGCCGAGTGGCCGATCCACTGGGCGATGGACGAGACCAATCCGTCTTCGTTCCGCTTCAAGGGCTATGAAGCCAGGTACAAGCCGAGCGTGCTGGGCACCTACACCCGCCTGTGGTACGACCGCAGCAGCCCGTGGGAGCGCGACATCGCCTATTACAACAGCTTCCCGGCCGATATCACGGTGCCTGCGCCGCGCGCCTACGTCGTGCCGCAACAGTGGGTCGAGGCGATCGAGCGCCTAAAGTGGAACGGCGTGCGTCTCGAGCGCGTGGACGCCGATCGCATGCAAGAGGTCGACTACTACCACATCGTGTCGGTGAGCTCGCGCCCGAACGCCTACGAAGGCCACATGTTCCACGACGACGTGGTGCTGGAAAAGCGCCGCGGCCAGGTCCAGCTGCGCGCCGGCGACTATATCGTGCCGCTCGACCAGGACCAGGCGCGCTATGCGGTCGAAACGCTCGAGCCGCTCGGCCACGACAGCTTCTTCCGCTGGGGTTTCTTTAACAGCGTGCTGGAGAAAAAAGAGGCGTATTCAGACTACGTGTTCGAAGACCACGCGGCCGAACTGCTCAACGACGAGCCGGCGCTGGCGGCGAAGTTCGAAACCTTCAAGCGCGACAATGCGGCGTTGCTGGGCAACCAGGAAGCGGTGCTGGACTTTATCTTTGCGAATTGCGAGCGCTATCGCGAGCCGGAGTGGAGAAGGTACCCGGTGTTCATGATCGGCTAA
- a CDS encoding response regulator transcription factor encodes MSEEKKPIRVMLADDHPIVMTGFAMSLEAADMQVVGQAKTPSEAVALYAAQQPDVVILDMRFGTELTGLDAAQSILKNDPGAKIIFLSQFDQDSLIKETYRLGAHAFVTKDCDPSDLVTAVRHAHDGKLYFLPQIASRLASLAVRGDVTPQSQLDERGLEIFKLMAEGMTNAEIAEKLDLSTKTISNVSQSIKEKLGVHRQANITLLAVKHGLIEP; translated from the coding sequence GTGTCCGAAGAAAAAAAACCGATTCGCGTGATGCTGGCCGACGACCATCCGATCGTCATGACCGGCTTTGCCATGTCGCTGGAAGCGGCAGACATGCAGGTGGTAGGCCAGGCCAAGACCCCGAGCGAGGCGGTGGCGCTGTATGCGGCGCAACAGCCCGACGTGGTGATCCTCGACATGCGCTTCGGCACCGAACTGACCGGCCTGGATGCCGCGCAAAGCATCCTGAAGAACGACCCGGGGGCGAAGATCATTTTCTTGAGCCAGTTCGACCAGGACAGCCTGATCAAGGAAACCTACCGCTTGGGCGCGCATGCCTTTGTCACCAAGGATTGCGACCCGTCCGACCTGGTCACCGCGGTGCGCCATGCGCACGACGGCAAGCTGTATTTCCTGCCCCAGATCGCCTCGCGCCTGGCCAGCCTGGCAGTGCGCGGCGACGTCACGCCGCAATCGCAGCTCGATGAGCGCGGGCTCGAGATCTTCAAGCTGATGGCCGAGGGCATGACCAATGCCGAAATCGCCGAGAAGCTCGACCTGTCGACCAAGACCATCAGCAACGTGAGCCAGTCGATCAAGGAAAAGCTGGGGGTGCATCGCCAGGCCAACATCACCCTGCTGGCCGTGAAGCACGGCCTGATCGAACCCTAG
- a CDS encoding sensor histidine kinase: MTLRFWRGWSIGRRMTFITMLPVACLFTSFVWYSWYSHRSQVAEELSERGRILARALAETSEYNVISGNLSDLRLTINGLVQSDSSLYRIEVVGVDGAQAVRVDSESAIDAQKHYYEAPIKKQVVWINLFTDNGTPHVSASSLLRPPTLTTEIVGWVRVTMSPSNMMAKQTRRFQFELGIAALALAVSGILAWVLARSLTVPLREAIGALSRIRNSDFGVHLPVTTGGEMGELQASIGEMALALDESKRDLENKVAERTRDLLASRNEALRADADKRKLIQKVNSIIEDERKSIAVEIHDELNASLIAARLEAQAIGALAAKAAPGPEIDEIGRKSQAITKLALDLYANGRRLVRRLRPEVLDMLGLHGAVEEMVRHYDSGSGCGFEFHGEGDLSRLPNELAISAYRIVQEALSNIMKHAQATSAQVRLVLDEGAQTLRIVVADDGNGFDPASASEGIGIIGMRERVYAVHGVMDVRSSPGGGTVLAITLPLTAPVPVPAPF, translated from the coding sequence ATGACGCTGCGCTTCTGGCGCGGCTGGAGCATCGGCCGGCGCATGACCTTCATCACCATGCTGCCGGTGGCCTGCCTGTTCACCTCTTTCGTGTGGTATTCGTGGTATTCGCACCGTTCGCAGGTGGCCGAGGAACTGTCCGAGCGCGGACGTATCCTGGCGCGCGCGCTGGCCGAGACCAGCGAGTACAACGTCATTTCCGGCAACCTGTCCGACCTGCGCCTCACGATCAACGGCCTGGTGCAGTCGGACAGCAGCCTGTATCGCATCGAAGTGGTGGGCGTGGACGGCGCCCAGGCGGTGCGCGTCGATTCCGAATCGGCGATCGACGCCCAGAAGCATTACTACGAGGCGCCGATCAAGAAGCAGGTGGTGTGGATCAACCTGTTCACCGATAACGGCACGCCGCATGTGTCGGCGTCGAGCCTGCTGCGCCCACCGACGCTCACCACCGAGATCGTCGGCTGGGTAAGGGTGACGATGTCGCCGTCGAACATGATGGCCAAGCAGACCCGCCGGTTCCAGTTCGAGCTGGGCATCGCCGCGCTGGCGCTGGCAGTGAGCGGCATCCTGGCCTGGGTACTGGCGCGCTCGCTCACGGTGCCGCTGCGTGAAGCAATCGGGGCCCTGAGCCGGATCCGCAACAGCGACTTTGGCGTGCACCTGCCCGTCACTACCGGCGGCGAGATGGGCGAGCTGCAGGCCTCGATCGGCGAGATGGCGCTGGCGCTCGACGAATCCAAGCGCGACCTCGAGAACAAGGTAGCCGAGCGCACCCGCGACCTGCTGGCCTCGCGCAACGAAGCGCTGCGCGCCGACGCCGACAAGCGCAAACTGATCCAGAAGGTGAACTCGATCATCGAAGACGAGCGCAAGAGCATCGCGGTCGAGATCCACGACGAACTCAATGCCTCCTTGATCGCCGCGCGCCTGGAAGCGCAGGCCATCGGGGCGCTGGCGGCCAAGGCGGCGCCGGGTCCGGAGATCGACGAGATCGGGCGCAAGTCGCAGGCCATCACCAAGCTGGCGCTCGACCTGTACGCCAATGGCCGCCGCCTGGTGCGGCGCCTGCGTCCCGAGGTGCTCGACATGCTGGGACTGCACGGCGCGGTGGAAGAAATGGTGCGTCACTACGACAGCGGATCCGGCTGCGGTTTCGAATTCCACGGCGAGGGCGATCTCTCGCGCCTGCCCAACGAGCTGGCCATCTCGGCCTACCGCATCGTGCAAGAAGCACTGTCGAACATCATGAAGCACGCGCAGGCGACGTCGGCGCAAGTGCGGCTGGTGCTCGACGAAGGCGCGCAGACGCTGCGTATCGTCGTCGCCGACGACGGCAACGGTTTCGATCCGGCCAGCGCCTCGGAAGGCATCGGCATCATCGGCATGCGCGAGCGCGTCTACGCGGTGCACGGCGTAATGGACGTGCGCTCCAGTCCAGGCGGCGGCACCGTGCTGGCAATCACGCTGCCGTTAACTGCGCCGGTGCCCGTGCCGGCTCCTTTTTAA